A stretch of DNA from Borrelia puertoricensis:
ATATTTATATTTGTATTGTACAATATAAGAATTCTTTTAAAACCAACTATATTAATAGTCATAAAGTCATAACTAACTCTACTTATAACTATTTCAATACATGAAAAAAAATATTTCCTGATTCAATTCTCAAATATACAGCATTAATTTCAGTAAATATTCAAAATGATTTTTATCATTAAGTTAGCTATTATTTAATAACTTTTCCTATCTTTTTTAATCAAACCTCTATCCATTAAAGCTACAATTTCTTATTGTATGCTAAGATATAGTTTATATTATCTATAAATATAGAGGAGGGGATATAGACGTGAAATTACAGATCATACATTTATTTGTTATAGGGCTTTTAAGCTTAAGTTTCACTAGTTGTAATTTATTCTTTAATGATGAAATTAAAGGAAAATATACCACACTATTTAATAAATTTTCCAACAAAGAAGCCATCAGCTTTAATCTTCTTGAAGATGACTTTGAAGATGAATCAAATTATATAAATCAAGGTAATTTGATTAATTCAAATAACTCTGATTATGATAAAATCACAACAAGTGAAACTCAAAAAATAAACCCTAAAGATAATAATCCTAACAAAAAAATTAAAGAAGAAATTGATAAAAAAAACAAAAAGAATCCGAAAAAAATAAAAACGAATTAAAAGTCTCTAAGAACAAAAATAATGTTACTTCAAACAGAACTGCAAAAACCAACAAATTAATTATTAACAACAAAAAAAATAATGACTATGATGATAATATTTTTAAAGTTAAAATGCAACCTATACTAGATTCAATAATGCAAAAAATGGTGCAAGCAGAAAAAATCACACACACACAAAAACAATTAATCAATAGTGGATATGACTTTAATACACCAAATTATAAACATCTATTCATAACAAAAATGAATACAAATGATAATGATGTTACTAAAAACCTAATGGAAGCACTACAACTTCTTGGAAATGAAGATATAACACAACCAATGAGTATAAAAAAAATCTATACTGAAGCAAATAATAAACATACAAAATTTATCAGACTATTATCCAAAGAAAAAAAAGATTATGGTGCACCTAGATCAGCTACTATAGCATACTCTAAATTAATACAATTACTAGCTACACAATAGATAACATAAAGCAAGATTATAAATCTTCAGAAAAATACGGATATGCGCTTTTCCTCATTAACGAAATTAAAATAACAATCGATCAGTTCAAAGATTCTATAAATAATTATGATTTAATAGTTCAAACGGACAATAATGCAATATCGGTTTATAACTTAAATCATGATTTAAATTGTTTAATAGACAGATATAACAGATCAAATTACTAAAACTATAGACATAGCTAATAATTAGCACTTTTAAAATCAAAGCCTTTCTTTTCAATGCAAGATGGCTTTGATTTTTAACTATTCATTTGTTATGCGATACAACAAGCTAACTGCTGCTATTCATCCTTCTGCCAGGTCAACATTGATCTTTACACCAACATTATTAATTGGCAATTAATTACACATTTTGAGAATTATAGTCAAACTTATCAGCTTAAGTAAGTGCAACACCATCATTATATAACCACCAATTAGAATATCTTCTTTACTATACCAGCAATATTTGGTTAAAGCAATAATTAGCTGTTCAAAAACATCACTTACACCATAATCAATTTAATACTTAATTTTTCTTTTATTATGTGCAGACTACAGCTACTTAAGATAATGATTAAACAAATAACAATATAAACCTAAATAAATTAATTACCAATACTAAATTTCAGCAGTATCCATCCATGACAAGGACTATCACATACATTTCTATAGATAATCAAAATAAATTATACAAAATAATAGTGATCAATCATATATTTATAATAACGATCAAGTATCAATTAAAAAACACTTTTTTTAAATCATATAAATATATATAAGTAAACATATCATTATTGATAATAGAGATTTTATAAATAACCATGTAATAGCAAAAATAACATCACCTTGTAAAAAAAGACTCTTCTCAAGATTATAAGAAAAGACTACAAAATAACCTAAATGCACAACAAAAGACACATTCAAATTTTTAGGAAAAGCCTTGATCAATAAAATTGAACCTATAAATGACTATAAAATTAAAAACATTCTTGATAATAATCAATGAAAACTTAAAAAGTATAAGACACTTTTCATCTGTTTATGAACTTAAATGAAGCTAAAGTAAATTTCAATAAAGTACCAAATAATGATCTCTCAGCTGCAATATTCAACTTCCTATGAAAAGATTATTTATCTGTTATAAATGCTCAATTTCAATGAAATGAAATTATAAAAACTCATCTATAAATAGTACTAATTTTATTCACAAACCTTAGTCCTTTCCTCATCCATATTTGATTAAATTCCTTCCTCCTATACAACAAAGATTATTAAATTATTTTTCCCTTATTCAATTTAAACTGATTTTATTACTCTAACTATTTTATTATCAATTGATAGCTATGCTATTCATACAATAATTGCATTAGACAATTTAATAAAAAACTAAAGATCCCACAAGAGAAAAACTACATCTTATTAAAAAGAATTTGATATATCTCTAGTAATATTCATAGTCAAAACTTTTTCAATACATAATTTCTATTATAACTAATATCATTGATAATAAATGAACTGATGAATCATAACTTATATATTTTTAAATCAACAAAAGGCTACATAATACTGTAACCTTTTGTTAAATACAAAATAATAATCCTATTATTACTTTTTAATAATAAGGACCATCTTTATCAACAGATCCTTGTACTACCTCAAGAGAATCTTTCATTTGTAAAAATTTATTTCTTACTATTGTTTTATATCCTTCATATGGATCAGACTGTCCTTGGACCTTTGAAATTAAAGATTTTACTTCTGTTTCAAGTTTATCTAATCTGTTTTTTGCATGTATTTCCATTATGTATACAAAATTTGTTGCGGTCTTTGCACTCACTTGAATGTAGTTTAACAGGGCATTAAGATCTTTCTCAAGTTCTTCTTTTGTAAACTTTTCAGCTTCTTTTTTAGCTTGAGCTTTGGTATCAGCATCAAGACGTGTAGAATACATTCTTGTTCTTTGCTCCTCAAATAATTTGTAATTATTATACACCTTATCAATTATACCAATTGCTGAACCTACATTATATCTAACACCTTCCAAATAGGACTTATATCTATTGTCTAATCTTATATCTTCTTCATCATATTGATCTTCTTCATCATATTGATCTTCTTCATCATCTTCCAAATAATATTGATCATAATCTTCTTCTTCTATCTCATCTGTATATGAAATAGTGTTTGAACCTGCAATATCTTCTGGTCTTAAATCAGAATCTATAGTAAAATCAATTTCATTCCTTTCAATAGTCTCCTTTAATTCACCACTTTCACTGCTAAGGAAAGTTGAACTTCCATAAACCATTTTTGCATGATCATAAGAGGAACCATATATTGTTGAAACACCAGTGGTGATTAAATCTTTATTCTCTACATTTTGTCGAATTTGTATCCCTCCTTCTCTAAGCTCAGATTTTTTACTTGATAATTCAACTCTTGGGCTTTCCTCATTAAAAAGACTATCATTTATCTCAAGACTATCCTCAAGTGTGGATTTCTTTACTACATTATCCTGATGTATATCATCCTGAAGATCACTAGTCATATCATCTGACATTACATTTTGTACTAAATTACTATTATTATCAGACCTCTTAACACGACGAGCAGAAAGTCTCTTTTTGGAAATCTTTCTTCTTTTCTTTGTAGACTTTCCAATAGATTTTTCGCTAGCATCTAAGATAGAGGTCACCTTATCAAACAAACCAAGAGATTTTTCTTTCATTTCATCATTCATAAATAAATCACAACCGATAAAACCAAAAAGTAATCCCAAAGCTAAATATTTATTTTTGGATTTCATTTCTCTCTCCTTTAAAAATTAATATTAAAGATATAGCAATTTGAATAAAATTCAAATTGCTATTAAAATATACAAAATCATTTGACTTTAACTTGACTAAGATATTACATTAATATTTTTTTAGTTAATTCATACAGTAATAAATTTATTAGCTTGAACCTTCAAACTCAAGTTCAAGCTAATAAATTTAATTTATACCACTTATAAAAAAATCCATAACAAATAAAATTATGGAAGGCTAGGGAATTTTACCTCTAGTACTACCTCACCCCTAATGCTTGATGTGCTTTCTTTAAATCAGCAAAATCTTCCTCTGCCTCTTTCATCGCATTCCTAAGTTTATCCATCTCTGATTCTACTTGTTTAAACATATTTTCTGCACTATTAAAACTAGTTTTTGCACCTGACATACAATGTGTCAAAAGATATACATTATAATAACCATCTAACCTTATCTGATCTGAGTGTCTTAAAACAGACTCAATAGAACTATTTGCACTCTCAGCACTAGATTTTGAAAGTCCCAATGTATTAAGTTTATCCTTATACAGTGCTATTGCAATATTTCTACTATTCCTAACTTTATCAATTGCTTGATGTAAATTTATCTTCACATTTTGCTCAATATCACTTCCAGAAGTTCTCACCTTATCAAAAGCAAATTTAGCATTTACAATATCAGTTTCCATATTCTCAAGCTCTGACAATGATGTATTTAACTCTCCATATATTTTATCAAAACTTACTAATAAAACATCAACTTTACTCTTAATTTCATTAGCCTCAGAATCGTAACTAACAAGTTCATTCTCTTGTTCCTTAGTTAATGCATTAGATTGAGATACAAACTGTTGCTCTGCTACCTCTTCAGGTCTTCCATCTTTAAGTCCTAGTTCAATACCTTCTCGTTGTAAGTTTTTATTTATTTTTACACCCTCTTCAATACTTACCACAATATCTACCTGCTCTTCTTTAATCTCTTGATTTCCTTCTCTAGATTTTAAATCTTCTAACTTTTTATTTTTTTCTAAAACTTTTCCTCTTGATTTATCTAGCAATTCATTAAGGGCATTTATATCACATGA
This window harbors:
- a CDS encoding ferrous iron transporter A is translated as MKSKNKYLALGLLFGFIGCDLFMNDEMKEKSLGLFDKVTSILDASEKSIGKSTKKRRKISKKRLSARRVKRSDNNSNLVQNVMSDDMTSDLQDDIHQDNVVKKSTLEDSLEINDSLFNEESPRVELSSKKSELREGGIQIRQNVENKDLITTGVSTIYGSSYDHAKMVYGSSTFLSSESGELKETIERNEIDFTIDSDLRPEDIAGSNTISYTDEIEEEDYDQYYLEDDEEDQYDEEDQYDEEDIRLDNRYKSYLEGVRYNVGSAIGIIDKVYNNYKLFEEQRTRMYSTRLDADTKAQAKKEAEKFTKEELEKDLNALLNYIQVSAKTATNFVYIMEIHAKNRLDKLETEVKSLISKVQGQSDPYEGYKTIVRNKFLQMKDSLEVVQGSVDKDGPYY